One window of Quercus robur chromosome 12, dhQueRobu3.1, whole genome shotgun sequence genomic DNA carries:
- the LOC126708372 gene encoding zinc finger AN1 domain-containing stress-associated protein 12-like codes for MLENHEKFGNCDPKKKKKPTCPIRWCKEILPFSNTSMCKTFQLMVCLKHRFLADHTCKKVAAATVVEGKGRWNDRFLAAMASRNGRDCGSKSGHGSTSTPSTSSSIKAY; via the coding sequence ATGTTGGAGAATCATGAGAAGTTTGGTAACTGTGAccccaagaagaagaagaaaccaacGTGTCCTATTAGGTGGTGCAAGGAGATACTGCCCTTTTCGAATACAAGTATGTGCAAGACTTTCCAATTGATGGTGTGCTTGAAGCATCGGTTCCTGGCTGACCACACATGCAAAAAGGTGGCAGCGGCTACTGTGGTGGAGGGTAAGGGAAGATGGAATGATAGGTTTTTGGCTGCTATGGCTTCAAGGAATGGAAGAGATTGTGGCAGCAAGAGTGGACATGGTTCTACATCTACTCCCAGTACATCTTCATCTATTAAAGCATATTGA
- the LOC126710043 gene encoding labd-13Z-ene-9,15,16-triol synthase, chloroplastic-like, with the protein MSSQAMLATLATILCIFWFLWEFKKMMSRNYHLPPGPRGLPLVGYLPFLGKNLHQSFNELARIYGPIYKLKIGHKQCVIISSPSLVKEVVGDHDIMFANRNPTVAALAFSYGGNDIAFAPYGPEWRMLRKIFAREMLSNSNLDASYTLRRNEVKKCIRDMYGKVGTAINVGEIAFSTVINMITSMFWGGTIEGEEGTNLGTEFRAAAMQLTVILGKPNVSDFFPTLARFDIQGVEREMKKVSLWIGRIFERVIEQRKKLGSVKQEGPREFRGKDFMQFLLDFREQGTGKSISLAQIKAMLMDIVIGGTDTTSTMVEWAMTEMILHPEVMRKSQEELTTVVGINNTVEEFHIPKLEYLNAVVKETLRLHPAAPLLLPRCPTQSCNVGGYTIPKGTKVFLNVWTMHRDPEFWDNPYEFRPERFLGDGIKLDYGNSHHYLPFGVGRRICAGLPLGERMLMHVLASLLHLFEWKSPNGIELDSSENFGVVLEKSTPLCAIPTPRLSNLELYA; encoded by the exons ATGTCTTCACAAGCAATGCTAGCTACTTTGGCTACAATACTATGTATATTTTGGTTCCTATGGGAATTCAAGAAGATGATGAGTAGAAATTACCACTTGCCACCAGGTCCCAGAGGCTTGCCTTTAGTTGGGTACCTCCCATTCCTTGGCAAGAACCTCCACCAATCGTTTAATGAGCTTGCTCGAATTTATGGTCCAATCTATAAGCTAAAGATCGGACACAAACAATGTGTCATCATAAGTTCACCATCTTTGGTAAAAGAGGTGGTAGGCGACCATGACATTATGTTTGCCAATCGTAACCCAACTGTTGCAGCATTGGCTTTCTCATATGGTGGAAATGATATCGCATTTGCTCCCTATGGCCCTGAATGGCGCATGTTGCGCAAAATATTTGCACGCGAGATGCTAAGTAACTCGAACCTTGATGCTTCCTACACCCTCAGGAGAAATGAGGTAAAGAAGTGTATTAGAGATATGTATGGCAAGGTTGGAACAGCAATTAATGTTGGTGAAATTGCGTTTTCAACCGTGATTAATATGATCACTAGTATGTTTTGGGGTGGCACAATTGAAGGAGAGGAAGGGACTAATCTTGGTACAGAGTTTCGTGCAGCAGCCATGCAACTGACAGTTATATTGGGAAAACCAAATGTTTCGGATTTCTTTCCAACCCTTGCAAGGTTTGACATACAAGGAGTGGAGAGGGAAATGAAGAAGGTATCACTTTGGATTGGGAGGATCTTTGAACGTGTTATAGAACAACGGAAAAAGTTGGGCAGCGTAAAACAAGAGGGGCCAAGAGAGTTTCGTGGCAAGGACTTTATGCAGTTCCTCCTAGATTTCAGAGAGCAAGGCACTGGAAAATCAATCTCCCTGGCACAAATTAAGGCCATGCTTATG GACATCGTGATCGGTGGTACTGACACAACATCAACCATGGTCGAGTGGGCAATGACAGAAATGATCCTACATCCAGAAGTTATGAGAAAATCCCAGGAAGAATTAACAACTGTGGTGGGTATTAACAATACTGTTGAAGAATTCCACATACCCAAATTGGAATATTTGAATGCAGTGGTAAAGGAAACGCTAAGATTGCACCCAGCAGCCCCATTATTACTGCCTCGTTGCCCAACACAATCTTGCAATGTGGGTGGTTACACAATACCAAAAGGTACAAAGGTCTTTTTGAATGTCTGGACAATGCATAGGGACCCAGAGTTTTGGGATAATCCTTATGAATTTAGACCTGAGAGGTTTTTGGGTGATGGGATCAAATTGGATTACGGTAATAGCCATCACTATCTTCCGTTTGGGGTCGGAAGGAGAATTTGCGCAGGGCTTCCCTTAGGTGAGAGAATGTTGATGCATGTGTTGGCTTCATTGTTGCATTTGTTCGAGTGGAAATCACCGAATGGTATAGAGCTAGATTCTTCAGAAAATTTTGGTGTTGTTTTGGAGAAATCAACACCTTTATGTGCTATTCCAACGCCTAGGTTATCCAACTTAGAGCTATATGCATAG